The following coding sequences are from one Granulicella arctica window:
- a CDS encoding sigma-54-dependent transcriptional regulator — MSSTGHRHPHPIAASFRDLEPERFEDCYLAGSSIAIRRVRSQLQRIAPYFRIALITGEPGTGKQTLAHALHQSSPGNNGPFVPWHATELVDRLLPDTPTADILREAHCGTLFLDEIDRVPFSLQSRLVHLLHQPDVQRCDLRIIASSNRELRTLAATGQFRDELYRRIAAAEITLPPLRTRPEDIPAIATALLQHITDNPTLTPEALTHLQHHPWPHNIRELRETLQKATTQAGGAPIDLHHLPLPKPQQPENEHSLERLQDVVQRHVLDVLTRCSGNKLRASEVLGISRSTLYRMLDANTAAANPRYPG; from the coding sequence ATGTCATCCACCGGTCATCGTCACCCCCATCCCATTGCCGCTTCGTTCCGCGACCTTGAGCCGGAGAGGTTCGAGGACTGCTACCTCGCCGGATCCAGCATCGCCATACGCCGCGTACGCTCACAGCTTCAGCGCATTGCCCCCTACTTCCGCATCGCCCTCATCACCGGAGAACCCGGCACCGGCAAGCAGACCCTCGCCCATGCCCTCCATCAGAGCAGCCCCGGCAACAACGGCCCATTCGTCCCCTGGCACGCCACCGAGCTCGTCGACCGTCTCCTTCCTGACACGCCCACCGCCGACATCCTCCGCGAAGCCCACTGCGGCACCCTCTTCCTCGACGAGATCGACCGCGTTCCCTTCTCCCTCCAGTCCCGCCTCGTCCACCTCCTCCATCAGCCGGACGTCCAGCGTTGCGACCTCCGGATCATTGCTTCCAGCAACCGTGAACTCCGCACCCTCGCAGCCACCGGCCAGTTTCGCGACGAGCTCTACCGCCGCATCGCCGCCGCCGAGATCACCCTCCCACCCCTCCGCACCCGGCCAGAGGACATTCCCGCCATAGCCACAGCTCTCCTCCAACACATTACCGATAACCCAACCCTCACCCCCGAAGCCCTCACCCACCTCCAGCACCACCCTTGGCCCCACAACATTCGAGAGCTCCGCGAAACTCTGCAAAAAGCCACCACCCAGGCAGGTGGAGCCCCCATCGATCTCCACCATCTCCCGCTCCCCAAACCCCAGCAACCCGAGAACGAACACTCCCTCGAGCGCCTACAGGACGTCGTCCAACGCCACGTCCTCGACGTCCTCACCCGCTGCTCCGGCAACAAACTTCGCGCCTCCGAGGTCCTCGGCATCAGCCGCTCCACCCT
- a CDS encoding BrxA/BrxB family bacilliredoxin, with protein sequence MYPEIMLIPMREELSRAGLQEARDAAEVDAAVAKPGTTMVVVNSICGCAAGKMRPGVRLAMQHTTKPDHAVTVFAGQDREATERARSYFGGHPPTSPAIAILRDGQLVYLMQRSAIETSTAPAIAQELQRAFDTYCATTNA encoded by the coding sequence ATGTACCCAGAGATTATGTTGATTCCGATGCGCGAAGAGCTCTCCCGCGCCGGTCTTCAAGAGGCCCGCGACGCCGCTGAGGTCGATGCGGCCGTAGCCAAACCGGGAACGACCATGGTGGTCGTCAACTCCATCTGCGGATGCGCCGCCGGCAAGATGCGCCCCGGTGTTCGTCTCGCCATGCAGCACACCACCAAGCCCGACCACGCCGTTACCGTCTTCGCCGGTCAGGACCGTGAAGCCACCGAGCGTGCCCGCAGCTACTTCGGCGGCCATCCTCCCACCTCGCCCGCCATCGCCATCCTGCGCGACGGCCAGCTCGTCTACCTCATGCAGCGCTCCGCCATCGAGACCTCGACCGCCCCTGCCATCGCGCAGGAGCTCCAGCGCGCCTTCGACACCTACTGCGCCACCACCAACGCATAA